Proteins encoded by one window of Rhodamnia argentea isolate NSW1041297 chromosome 6, ASM2092103v1, whole genome shotgun sequence:
- the LOC115749344 gene encoding signal recognition particle subunit SRP72: protein MAPKPKDKPKPSPSPSQPPPPIEDLFASLNKHIQRSEYKQVVKVADQVLGIAPGDEDAIRCKVVALIKNDSIEEALTAIQSARNLPIDFSFHKAYCLYRQNKLDEALDSLKSKERSTSSMLLESQILYRQGKMDACADIYQKLQKSNVESLEINAIASLVAAGRASEVQGTLDALRVKATSSFESAYNTACSLIEREKYSDAEQLLLSARRIGQETLLEENLDADEVEIELAPIAVQLAYVQQIFGRRQEAIEAYTGIITRNLSDESSLAVAVNNLIALKGPKDVSDSLRKIDRLKEKDAQNFQLSHTVELKLLRKQREAIYTNRVLLLLHANKMDQARELVVCLPNMFPNSVAPILLQAAVLVRENKAGKAEEVLGQYAEKFPDKSKTVLLARAQVAAAAGHPLVAAESLSKIPDIQHMPATVATLVALKERAGDIDGAAAILNSAIQWWSNAMTEDNKLSSIMPEAASFMLRHGRQEGAARLYEELVKSHGSIEAMAGLITTVARVDIGKAEAYEKKLKPLPGLKGINVESLEKTSGAKQDESSLRRGLAEAHEESKSKEKTKKKRKRKPRYPKGFDPANPGPPPDPERWLPKRERSSYRPKRKDKRAAQVRGSQGAVVREKHEAGASGANSSAPNSTPNQASSSKGASQSSAADKPKPSKSSRKKSRN from the exons ATGGCTCCGAAACCCAAGGACAAGCCGAAACCCTCCCCGTCCCCGTcgcagccgccgccgcccatcGAAGATCTGTTCGCGTCTCTCAACAAGCACATCCAACGATCTGAGTACAAACAAGTCGTCAAGGTCGCAGATCAAG TGCTGGGAATCGCTCCTGGGGATGAAGACGCGATTAGATGCAAAGTGGTGGCTCTGATAAAGAACGACAGCATCGAGGAGGCTCTGACCGCCATTCAATCAGCTAGGAACCTTCCAATCGACTTCAGTTTTCACAAG GCATACTGCTTATACAGACAAAACAAGCTAGATGAAGCTTTGGACTCTCTCAAGAGCAAAGAGAGAAGTACTTCGAGCATGCTCTTGGAGTCTCAGATTCTGTACCGTCAAGGCAAAATGGATGCTTGTGCAGATATTTATCAAAAGCTTCAGAAGTCTAATGTGGAATCACTCGAGATAAATGCTATTGCCAGTTTGGTTGCAGCTGGAAGAGCCTCAGAAGTGCAAGGAACATTGGATGCACTCAGGGTCAAAGCAACTAGCAGTTTTGAGTCGGCATACAATACTGCTTGTTCTttaattgaaagagaaaagtaTTCGGATGCTGAACAACTCTTGTTATCAGCTCGTAG AATTGGTCAGGAAACTCTACTGGAAGAAAACTTAGATGCTGATGAGGTGGAAATTGAATTAGCTCCTATTGCTGTCCAGTTGGCTTATGTTCAGCAg ATCTTTGGACGCAGACAAGAGGCCATTGAAGCTTACACTGGCATCATTACTCGGAATTTGTCAGATGAATCATCTCTTGCTGTGGCAGTGAACAACCTCATTGCTCTGAAGGGGCCAAAAGATGTCTCTGATAGTCTGAGAAAAATTGACCGCCTAAAGGAGAAAGATGCCCAGAACTTCCAGCTTTCTCATACAGTGGAATTGAAACTTCTGCGAAAGCAAAGGGAGGCAATATACACTAACCGAGTGCTTTTGCTCCTCCATGCAAATAAGATGGATCAG GCCCGAGAGCTTGTTGTTTGTCTGCCCAACATGTTTCCTAACAGTGTGGCACCAATATTGCTTCAAGCTGCTGTGTTGGTGAGAGAGAACAAGGCTGGCAAAGCTGAGGAAGTATTAGGGCAATATGCAGAGAAGTTCCCTGATAAGTCCAAGACTGTTCTTTTGGCAAGAGCACAGGTTGCCGCAGCAGCTGGGCACCCTCTTGTAGCAGCAGAATCACTGAGCAAGATACCCGACATCCAGCACATGCCTGCCACTGTTGCTACCCTTGTTGCATTGAAAGAGCGTGCGGGTGATATTGACGGCGCAGCTGCCATTCTTAACTCGGCGATCCAATGGTGGTCAAATGCCATGACTGAGGACAACAAGCTCTCTTCTATAATGCCAGAGGCAGCTTCCTTCATGCTCAGGCATGGCAGGCAAGAGGGCGCTGCGCGTCTTTACGAGGAACTTGTGAAAAGCCATGGAAGCATAGAGGCAATGGCTGGGCTCATAACCACGGTCGCACGGGTGGATATTGGCAAAGCTGAAGCTTATGAAAAGAAGTTAAAACCATTGCCTGGGTTGAAGGGCATTAATGTGGAGAGTTTAGAGAAGACTTCGGGCGCAAAACAAGATGAAAGCTCTCTTCGTCGCGGACTTGCTGAAGCACATGAGGAGAGCAAGAGCaaagagaaaaccaaaaagaagaggaagagaaagccTAGATACCCCAAAGGTTTTGACCCAGCAAATCCAGGTCCTCCACCAGATCCAGAAAGGTGGCTTCCTAAGAGGGAGAGATCTAGCTATAGGCCGAAGAGGAAGGACAAGAGAGCTGCTCAAGTAAGAGGCTCACAGGGGGCAGTAGTTAGAGAAAAACATGAAGCTGGTGCTAGTGGTGCAAATTCAAGTGCTCCTAATTCAACACCAAACCAAGCTAGCAGCTCCAAAGGGGCCTCACAAAGCTCAGCTGCGGATAAACCCAAGCCTTCTAAATCATCGAGGAAGAAGTCAAGGAATTGA